A window of Agrobacterium tumefaciens contains these coding sequences:
- a CDS encoding phosphoethanolamine transferase encodes MDLALALFTAKATGTTTYRPEIGSVSLSLLTAAYLLFFANRTFWSKVDTYLSAYPVAIVALYGAMFALFGALIIIFSAKYIIKPFLIVLIFASAAASWFMDRYGIVIDSDMIRNAMETTQAEAGNLITPGFLWHMAIFGLVPSLVVIIVRVRHRPILEKLLWNTISILVCLTIAGIISFANSKTFTTAIRQHKDIVKSVNPLSPIMSTVHYFTQAGKEVDIQVSPLGQDARVLPALGGIHKPRVTVIVAGETARAANFSLNGYGRETNPELAKRNVVYFPNTTSCGTATAISIPCMFSKFPRSQYSHSKALANENVMDVLVHAGIGATWLDNNTGSKNVADRIPYFDLPSTNDSRFCTGGECRDDIFFDKLDAWLNNVTKDSVIVLHQMGSHGPTYYLRYTDEFRKFTPDCRTAELGNCSDTEIVNSYDNTLLYTDHFLSTVIDKLKARSDKLATGMIYASDHGESLGENGVYLHGAPYLLAPDQQTHVPFLVWFDDDFAKSMGLDKACLAKSAAEGGRSHDNYFHSILGMMNVSTSVYDASLDVFGGCTQRQNS; translated from the coding sequence GTGGATCTTGCATTGGCACTCTTTACGGCGAAAGCGACGGGAACAACGACATATCGTCCCGAAATCGGCAGCGTATCACTCAGCCTGCTGACGGCGGCCTATCTGCTGTTTTTTGCGAACCGGACGTTCTGGTCGAAGGTCGATACCTATCTCTCCGCCTATCCGGTGGCCATCGTCGCGCTTTATGGCGCGATGTTCGCGCTTTTTGGCGCGCTGATCATCATTTTTTCGGCAAAATATATCATCAAGCCCTTTCTAATCGTCCTGATTTTCGCCTCGGCCGCGGCGTCCTGGTTCATGGATCGTTATGGCATCGTTATCGACAGCGATATGATCCGCAACGCCATGGAAACGACGCAGGCAGAGGCCGGCAACCTGATCACGCCCGGTTTTCTCTGGCATATGGCGATTTTCGGATTGGTGCCGTCACTCGTCGTGATCATCGTCCGCGTCAGGCATCGGCCAATCCTCGAAAAGCTTCTGTGGAACACGATCAGTATCCTGGTCTGTCTCACCATCGCCGGCATCATCAGCTTCGCCAATTCCAAGACCTTTACCACCGCAATCCGCCAGCACAAGGACATCGTCAAAAGCGTCAATCCCCTGTCGCCGATCATGTCGACTGTCCATTATTTCACGCAGGCCGGTAAGGAGGTCGATATTCAGGTGAGCCCGCTGGGCCAAGACGCCAGGGTCCTCCCTGCTCTCGGCGGCATTCATAAACCGCGTGTCACCGTCATCGTGGCCGGTGAGACGGCGCGTGCTGCAAATTTCTCGCTCAACGGGTACGGGCGTGAAACCAATCCGGAGCTTGCCAAACGGAACGTGGTCTATTTCCCGAACACCACCAGCTGCGGCACCGCCACGGCAATTTCCATTCCCTGCATGTTCTCAAAATTCCCAAGGTCGCAATATAGCCACAGCAAGGCGCTCGCCAATGAGAACGTCATGGATGTTCTCGTCCACGCCGGCATCGGGGCGACGTGGCTTGACAACAATACCGGCAGCAAGAACGTCGCCGACCGCATCCCTTATTTCGACCTGCCTTCGACCAATGACAGCCGCTTCTGCACCGGTGGCGAGTGCCGCGACGACATCTTCTTCGACAAGCTCGATGCCTGGCTCAACAACGTCACCAAGGACAGCGTGATCGTGCTTCACCAGATGGGCAGCCACGGCCCCACCTATTACCTGCGCTACACCGATGAATTCCGGAAATTCACACCCGATTGCCGCACCGCCGAACTCGGGAACTGCTCTGACACGGAAATCGTGAACTCTTACGACAACACCCTTCTTTACACCGACCACTTCCTGTCAACCGTGATCGACAAGCTGAAGGCCCGGTCGGACAAGCTGGCGACAGGCATGATTTACGCCTCCGACCACGGCGAATCCCTGGGCGAAAATGGCGTTTACCTGCATGGCGCACCTTACCTTCTGGCGCCAGACCAGCAGACCCATGTGCCGTTTCTGGTCTGGTTCGATGACGATTTCGCCAAATCGATGGGTCTCGACAAGGCCTGTCTGGCAAAGAGTGCCGCAGAAGGCGGACGCTCGCACGATAATTACTTCCACAGCATCCTTGGCATGATGAACGTCTCCACATCGGTCTACGATGCCTCGCTCGATGTCTTCGGCGGCTGCACCCAGCGTCAGAACAGCTAA
- a CDS encoding adenylate/guanylate cyclase domain-containing protein: MALILDTEEPVSSALDRLWPAEKTEILDWLVTGTKGERFIDEIFVELCDRLRADGISVARAALIFRIRHPQWLGARILWKAGVASAEIVTYGYGAENTPEYLNSPINDIHQGAAEVRHRLNEGHGDDAGYSIYEDLRAEGLTDYCAWPIEHTFGKRHVATFSSDRPGGFLDSEILALKNLLPALALVSEIRLKNRMTRTLLETYVGPHAGEKILNGATTRGSGMTVGAAILICDLRNFTHISDLWPRDDVIELLNGYFDAMCDPIEEFGGEILKFMGDGLLAIFPLSDPNACANLLKAIASAQKSLAALNEINRRKGHDHLGYGIGVHVGDVMYGNIGSKTRLDFTVIGPAVNIASRLETLTKETGRNVLFSEEFARMAGHKERLESLGPWLLRGLETPVEVYALSPHADATSD; the protein is encoded by the coding sequence ATGGCACTCATTCTCGATACCGAAGAACCGGTTTCTTCAGCGCTGGATCGACTGTGGCCTGCGGAGAAAACGGAAATCCTCGACTGGCTCGTCACCGGAACCAAGGGCGAGCGTTTTATCGATGAAATTTTCGTTGAACTCTGCGACCGGCTGCGCGCAGATGGCATATCGGTGGCGCGGGCCGCGCTGATTTTCCGCATTCGTCATCCCCAATGGCTTGGTGCGCGCATCCTGTGGAAAGCGGGCGTGGCTTCCGCCGAGATCGTTACCTACGGTTACGGTGCTGAAAACACACCCGAATATCTCAATAGCCCCATCAACGACATTCATCAGGGTGCAGCCGAAGTACGCCACCGCTTGAATGAAGGACACGGCGACGATGCCGGCTACTCCATCTATGAGGACCTGCGTGCGGAAGGCCTGACGGATTATTGCGCCTGGCCCATCGAGCACACTTTCGGCAAGCGCCACGTTGCAACATTTTCCAGTGACAGGCCGGGCGGTTTTTTGGACAGCGAAATCCTCGCTTTGAAAAACCTGCTTCCGGCGCTCGCGCTCGTCAGCGAAATACGCTTGAAAAACCGCATGACGCGCACTCTGCTGGAGACCTACGTAGGTCCGCATGCGGGCGAAAAAATCCTCAATGGCGCAACGACACGCGGCAGCGGCATGACGGTCGGCGCCGCCATCCTGATCTGCGACCTGCGCAACTTCACCCATATTTCTGACCTCTGGCCACGCGATGACGTCATCGAACTGCTGAACGGCTATTTCGACGCCATGTGCGACCCTATCGAGGAATTTGGCGGCGAAATCCTGAAATTCATGGGCGACGGGTTGCTTGCCATCTTCCCGCTCAGTGACCCCAATGCCTGCGCGAACCTCCTGAAAGCCATCGCCAGCGCGCAGAAGAGCCTCGCCGCGCTTAATGAAATCAATCGGCGGAAAGGCCACGACCACCTCGGTTATGGCATCGGCGTGCATGTCGGCGACGTCATGTACGGCAATATCGGCTCCAAGACACGTCTTGATTTCACGGTCATCGGCCCAGCCGTCAATATCGCATCGCGGCTTGAAACACTGACCAAGGAGACAGGGCGCAACGTGCTCTTTTCCGAGGAATTCGCCCGCATGGCCGGCCATAAGGAAAGGCTTGAAAGCCTTGGCCCGTGGCTGCTGCGAGGCCTCGAGACACCCGTCGAAGTCTATGCTCTTTCACCGCACGCCGACGCGACATCCGACTGA
- a CDS encoding response regulator, giving the protein MRVLLVEDDHVLGEALRDHVAAAGHAVDWFKTLGDATAATLTMDYGLILLDMRLPDGEGITLLQTLRQRNDATPVIILTAHDQVSDRIAGLNAGADDYLVKPFDLNELSARMLAVSRRYEGRSAPVIRLPGIEINQVARNITVDGTAQTLSAREWAVLEKLVEHPGAVVSKAQLHDTLYEFGAEIESNTVEVYISRLRKKIGHDRVETVRGVGYTIK; this is encoded by the coding sequence TTGCGGGTTCTGCTGGTTGAAGACGATCATGTGCTGGGAGAAGCGCTGCGGGACCATGTCGCGGCGGCGGGCCACGCTGTCGACTGGTTCAAAACACTCGGCGATGCCACGGCTGCGACGCTGACGATGGATTACGGGCTCATCCTGCTCGATATGCGCCTGCCGGATGGCGAAGGGATCACCCTCTTGCAAACACTGCGTCAGCGCAACGACGCGACGCCTGTGATCATTCTGACAGCTCACGACCAGGTGTCTGACCGCATTGCCGGCCTGAATGCCGGGGCGGACGACTATCTCGTCAAGCCCTTCGATCTCAATGAACTTTCAGCGCGCATGCTAGCCGTGTCCCGCCGTTACGAAGGACGCTCCGCACCTGTCATCCGTCTGCCCGGCATTGAGATCAACCAGGTGGCACGCAATATCACGGTCGATGGAACGGCTCAGACGCTCAGCGCCCGCGAATGGGCCGTGCTGGAAAAATTGGTAGAGCATCCGGGCGCCGTTGTTTCGAAGGCGCAACTCCACGATACGCTTTACGAATTTGGCGCGGAAATAGAAAGCAACACGGTCGAGGTCTATATCAGCCGGCTGCGCAAGAAAATCGGCCATGACCGCGTGGAGACCGTGCGCGGCGTCGGCTACACCATCAAGTAG
- a CDS encoding sensor histidine kinase, which translates to MARPTSMTRRLVTALTSVVAISWLIACGLGIMVMQDEFAEIFDAGLEETAERLLPLLLDDLRENNTAPAAQKLNQSAEGAEYLTYQVRDREGQVVLHSHDSSTEPFEVSLDAGFSETSSQRIFTVVSPDGNYFLQVADAFANRREAIVEAGSALVLPVLILIPASIIAVIVVVRRALQPVQTLRDEIGKKDGGNLAPLATQPFPPELHPIARSVNLLLGRLRSTIDAEREFTANSAHELRTPIAGALAQAQRLRADIPPALAPRVENIEKSLQHLAHLAEKLLQMSRAEARIGLTDKTSDLIPVLELIIDDMSRTAIGVSRIRFVNRCEGGLCGRIGPDAFGIIIRNLLENALIHSPTKSPVQVFAEADGTVRVVNAGAAVDPVLLPKLTTRFTRGQTAADGTGLGLAIVKSLVEQTGGTLTLSSPATGQQDGFEARVAIPVEAT; encoded by the coding sequence ATGGCCAGACCGACCAGCATGACGCGCAGACTTGTGACGGCGCTGACAAGTGTTGTTGCCATATCCTGGCTGATCGCCTGCGGCCTAGGCATCATGGTAATGCAGGACGAGTTTGCCGAGATTTTCGATGCGGGCCTTGAAGAGACGGCGGAAAGGTTGCTGCCGCTTTTGCTCGACGACCTGCGTGAAAACAATACGGCGCCAGCTGCGCAAAAACTGAACCAGTCGGCGGAAGGCGCCGAATATCTGACCTATCAGGTTCGCGACCGCGAAGGTCAGGTCGTGCTGCACTCGCACGACAGTTCGACCGAGCCTTTCGAGGTCTCCCTTGATGCCGGTTTTTCGGAAACGTCCTCGCAGCGCATTTTCACCGTCGTTTCGCCTGATGGAAATTATTTCCTTCAGGTCGCCGATGCCTTTGCCAATCGCCGCGAAGCGATCGTGGAGGCGGGCAGCGCATTGGTATTGCCCGTGCTCATTCTCATTCCTGCCAGCATTATTGCTGTTATCGTCGTGGTGCGGCGCGCCCTGCAGCCGGTGCAGACGTTGCGAGATGAGATCGGCAAGAAGGACGGCGGCAATCTTGCGCCGCTTGCAACGCAACCTTTCCCACCGGAACTGCATCCGATTGCACGCTCGGTCAACCTGCTGCTTGGGCGGTTGCGTTCCACGATCGACGCGGAGCGGGAATTCACTGCCAATAGCGCCCACGAACTGCGCACGCCGATTGCGGGCGCTCTGGCGCAGGCGCAGCGGCTTCGTGCCGATATTCCCCCGGCGCTTGCGCCACGTGTCGAAAACATCGAGAAATCCCTTCAGCATCTTGCCCATCTCGCTGAAAAGCTGCTTCAGATGTCGCGGGCGGAAGCCAGAATCGGCCTAACCGACAAGACAAGCGATCTCATTCCCGTCCTCGAACTGATCATTGACGATATGAGCAGAACGGCGATCGGGGTGTCGCGCATCCGCTTCGTCAATCGCTGTGAGGGCGGCCTGTGCGGCAGGATCGGCCCGGACGCCTTCGGCATCATCATCCGCAATCTTCTCGAAAATGCGCTGATCCACAGCCCGACGAAAAGCCCCGTTCAGGTCTTCGCGGAGGCAGACGGCACGGTCCGAGTCGTCAATGCCGGAGCGGCCGTCGACCCCGTCCTCTTACCCAAACTGACGACACGTTTCACCAGAGGCCAGACCGCGGCAGACGGCACCGGGCTTGGCCTTGCCATCGTCAAAAGCCTTGTCGAACAGACCGGCGGGACGCTGACGCTGTCGTCACCAGCCACCGGCCAGCAAGACGGTTTTGAGGCGAGGGTTGCCATCCCCGTCGAGGCCACCTGA
- the iolG gene encoding inositol 2-dehydrogenase, producing the protein MVTKLALLGAGRIGKVHAKAITTDSRAQLVAVVDAMPGAAEAIAKEAQCKVSTIDEVLADKTIDAVIICTPTNTHADLIERFARAGKAIFCEKPVDLDVARAEACAKVVEETGAKVMLGFNRRFDPHFQAVHKAIEDGRIGKVEMVTITSRDPGPPPAEYIKVSGGIFRDMTIHDFDMARFLLGEEVESVFATGSVLVNPEIGALGDFDSASIILTTKSGRQAIISNSRRATYGYDQRIEVHGSLGSAAAENQRPVSIEIANADGYTRPPLHDFFMTRYTAAYAAEITAFIDSIENNVAPSPSIGDGLTALKLADAALKSVASKAAVTIS; encoded by the coding sequence ATGGTTACGAAATTGGCACTGCTCGGCGCTGGACGGATAGGCAAGGTCCACGCCAAGGCGATCACGACCGATAGCCGGGCGCAACTGGTGGCCGTGGTTGACGCCATGCCCGGCGCTGCGGAAGCGATCGCCAAGGAAGCGCAGTGCAAGGTCAGCACGATTGATGAGGTTCTGGCCGATAAGACGATCGACGCGGTCATCATCTGCACGCCCACCAATACCCACGCTGACCTGATCGAGCGCTTTGCGCGCGCCGGCAAGGCAATCTTCTGCGAAAAGCCCGTCGATCTCGATGTCGCCCGCGCGGAAGCCTGCGCCAAGGTGGTCGAAGAAACCGGCGCGAAAGTGATGCTTGGCTTCAACCGCCGCTTCGACCCGCATTTTCAGGCCGTTCACAAGGCCATCGAAGACGGCCGCATCGGCAAGGTGGAGATGGTCACCATTACCAGCCGCGACCCCGGCCCGCCGCCAGCCGAATATATCAAGGTTTCCGGCGGTATATTTCGCGACATGACGATCCACGATTTCGACATGGCCCGTTTCCTGCTGGGCGAAGAAGTGGAAAGCGTGTTCGCCACCGGCTCCGTTCTCGTTAATCCGGAGATCGGCGCACTCGGCGATTTCGATAGCGCCAGCATCATTCTGACGACGAAAAGCGGCAGACAGGCAATCATCTCTAACTCTCGTCGCGCGACCTATGGTTACGACCAGCGCATCGAAGTGCACGGCTCGCTCGGTTCGGCAGCGGCCGAAAACCAGCGCCCGGTTTCCATCGAGATCGCCAACGCGGACGGATACACCCGTCCACCGCTGCATGATTTCTTTATGACACGCTATACGGCTGCTTATGCCGCCGAAATCACCGCCTTCATCGACAGCATCGAAAACAACGTCGCGCCCTCGCCCTCCATTGGGGACGGCCTGACCGCATTGAAACTCGCCGATGCCGCCCTGAAATCGGTGGCCTCGAAGGCAGCCGTGACGATTAGCTGA
- a CDS encoding RHE_PE00001 family protein: MIYDISDIQIEKLLIVAARAGEALARLDERIDRSPMKHGFIERQDFADAVSSMWVDGELVHMEDLVLHDAHMDVRAPTHEMTAAHRILRARRLIFANAGGWAFSAAGLSKLRGRTSIVEEAAPPRQTHDQADAADADRDTSLEGAFSELDALLARTAATLDAMTTTNRPPMMHRGESHAIINEPDWDEDERLKEWWGVHAHSEELPPILRTAILLDAWNMIEVLQRSPWLGRLLAAAFLRDSAVTPDHLPALSAGLRAVPRERRHVRNQTQRLVALLDSFYEAAQVGLKEHDRLAHARERMMRKLAGRRSSSRLPDLVDLVVSRPVVSAAMIVKELGTTPQGAIGLANQLELREVTGRGRFRAWGML, from the coding sequence ATGATTTACGATATATCGGATATCCAGATCGAAAAGCTGCTCATTGTTGCCGCCCGCGCGGGCGAGGCTCTGGCACGGCTGGATGAGCGGATTGACCGGTCGCCGATGAAACACGGTTTCATCGAAAGGCAGGATTTCGCGGATGCCGTCTCATCCATGTGGGTGGATGGCGAGCTCGTGCATATGGAAGACCTGGTACTTCATGACGCGCATATGGATGTGCGCGCGCCGACCCATGAAATGACGGCAGCGCACCGGATTCTTCGCGCGCGGCGGCTAATCTTCGCCAATGCAGGCGGGTGGGCCTTCAGCGCTGCGGGTCTTTCAAAATTGCGCGGCAGAACAAGTATCGTTGAAGAGGCGGCACCTCCCAGGCAGACACATGACCAAGCAGATGCTGCCGATGCAGATCGCGATACATCCTTGGAGGGCGCCTTCTCAGAGCTCGACGCGCTGCTCGCCCGCACCGCGGCGACACTCGATGCGATGACCACTACCAACAGGCCTCCCATGATGCACAGGGGGGAAAGCCATGCGATCATCAACGAACCCGACTGGGATGAGGACGAACGGCTGAAAGAATGGTGGGGCGTGCATGCCCACTCGGAAGAACTCCCGCCTATTCTTCGCACCGCCATATTGCTCGACGCCTGGAACATGATCGAGGTTCTGCAACGCAGTCCTTGGCTCGGGCGGCTTCTCGCCGCCGCTTTCCTGCGGGACAGCGCGGTGACGCCCGATCACCTCCCTGCCCTCAGCGCCGGACTGCGCGCGGTTCCACGGGAGCGCCGTCACGTCCGAAACCAGACGCAGCGTCTCGTCGCTCTACTCGATAGCTTCTATGAAGCAGCGCAGGTAGGATTGAAGGAGCACGACCGGCTGGCCCACGCTCGCGAACGGATGATGCGCAAGCTCGCGGGCCGCCGGTCCTCCTCACGGTTGCCTGATCTCGTCGATCTCGTCGTTTCACGGCCCGTGGTTTCGGCTGCCATGATCGTCAAGGAACTTGGTACCACGCCGCAGGGTGCAATCGGCCTCGCCAACCAGCTCGAACTAAGGGAAGTAACCGGGCGCGGACGATTTCGTGCCTGGGGCATGCTATAA
- a CDS encoding helix-turn-helix domain-containing protein — protein sequence MTISISHPDSDQETDAPFAKKVLAARHLAGYTVEQLAITCGLTTSEIHALEDGTDSDPLRIRRVAAALQIPVETVI from the coding sequence ATGACTATTTCAATCTCACACCCCGATTCCGATCAAGAAACCGACGCTCCTTTTGCAAAGAAAGTTCTCGCGGCACGTCATCTTGCCGGCTATACGGTCGAACAGCTTGCCATCACCTGTGGCCTGACCACCAGCGAAATCCATGCGCTTGAAGATGGCACAGACAGCGATCCGCTGCGCATCCGCCGCGTTGCCGCGGCTTTGCAGATCCCTGTCGAAACCGTTATCTAA
- a CDS encoding DMT family transporter, with amino-acid sequence MPSARTGFLYALAAFTIFAAQDGISKHLGTAYPPVFIAMLRYWAFALFVLLIAARSAGGIRGAVMANRPWLQISRGVLLAVQIVFSIFSFAIVGLAHSHSIIASAPLIVAALSVPLLGEKVGWRRWCAIFVGFIGVLVILKPDGEGFDKTLLITFVAAFMLALYGVLTRLGSRSDTAMTSFFYTGVAGAAALTLVGPFYWVNLAPYDWIWMLALCLTGMSGHYCLIRAFELADAASVQPFSYYQLVLVSIIGVAVYGEVVTPNMVIGAAIVIAAGLFTIWREHVTGRKARRKA; translated from the coding sequence ATGCCATCAGCCAGGACCGGTTTTCTCTACGCGCTCGCTGCATTTACGATATTTGCAGCACAGGACGGCATATCGAAACATCTAGGAACGGCCTATCCTCCCGTTTTTATCGCCATGCTGCGATATTGGGCCTTCGCCCTGTTCGTTCTTCTGATCGCCGCAAGATCGGCAGGCGGCATCCGCGGAGCTGTCATGGCCAACCGCCCGTGGCTTCAGATCAGCCGCGGCGTGCTTCTTGCCGTCCAGATCGTTTTTTCGATCTTTTCATTTGCGATTGTGGGCCTTGCTCACAGCCATTCTATCATTGCTTCAGCACCGCTCATCGTTGCAGCGCTTTCCGTGCCGCTGCTCGGTGAAAAGGTGGGGTGGCGGCGATGGTGCGCAATTTTTGTCGGCTTCATCGGCGTTCTCGTCATTCTGAAACCGGATGGCGAAGGTTTCGACAAAACTCTCCTCATCACTTTCGTCGCGGCCTTCATGCTTGCGCTTTATGGCGTTCTGACGCGCCTCGGCAGCCGCAGCGATACGGCCATGACAAGTTTCTTCTATACGGGCGTGGCTGGCGCTGCAGCGCTGACGCTGGTTGGACCCTTTTATTGGGTCAATCTCGCGCCCTATGACTGGATCTGGATGCTGGCGCTCTGCCTCACCGGCATGAGCGGCCATTATTGCCTCATCAGAGCATTCGAACTTGCAGACGCCGCCTCCGTGCAGCCCTTTTCTTATTATCAGCTCGTGCTAGTCTCCATCATCGGAGTCGCTGTTTATGGAGAGGTCGTAACGCCGAACATGGTCATTGGAGCGGCAATCGTCATCGCCGCCGGCCTTTTCACCATCTGGCGTGAGCACGTGACCGGCAGGAAAGCCCGCCGGAAAGCTTGA
- a CDS encoding MFS transporter — translation MANGPAAAPDQKTRLKSIIGGSAGNLVEWYDWYVYSAFTLYFAPVFFPSGNQTAELLSAAAVFAVGFLMRPIGAWFMGTYADRKGRKAGLTLSVTLMCLGSLLIAITPGHDTIGIAAPAILVFARLLQGISVGGEYGASATYLSEMAGKNRRGFFSSFQYVTLISGQLLALAVLLVLQRVLTPEQLSSWGWRIPFFIGGLLAIAVFYIRRGLAETQSFENAKTGAADKPKSSGWALFKHYPKEALMVMALTSGGTLAFYAYTTYLQKFLVNTSGFSKESATEITTAALFVFMLCQPLAGALSDKIGRKPLMVGFGILGTLFTYVIFSTLAATTDPIMAFVLVLVGLLIVTGYTSINAVVKAEMFPAHIRALGVALPYALANTIFGGTAEFVALKFKQIGHENWFFWYVTIMIALSLVVYVKMRDTRDHSHIHED, via the coding sequence ATGGCAAATGGTCCCGCCGCCGCGCCGGATCAGAAAACCCGTTTGAAATCGATCATCGGCGGTTCGGCGGGCAACCTTGTCGAATGGTATGACTGGTACGTCTATTCGGCCTTCACCCTTTATTTTGCGCCGGTCTTCTTTCCCTCCGGCAATCAGACGGCAGAATTGCTGAGCGCTGCCGCCGTTTTCGCCGTCGGTTTTCTGATGCGGCCAATCGGTGCCTGGTTCATGGGGACCTATGCGGACCGCAAGGGCCGCAAGGCGGGCCTCACGCTCTCTGTCACGCTGATGTGCCTCGGCTCGCTGCTGATCGCCATCACCCCCGGTCATGATACCATCGGCATCGCGGCACCGGCCATCCTGGTTTTCGCCCGTCTTCTGCAAGGTATCAGCGTCGGCGGTGAATATGGTGCAAGCGCTACCTATCTTAGCGAGATGGCCGGCAAAAATCGCCGTGGTTTCTTCTCCAGTTTCCAATATGTCACGCTTATCTCCGGTCAGCTTCTCGCGCTCGCCGTTCTTCTGGTTTTGCAGCGCGTGTTGACCCCGGAGCAACTCAGCTCCTGGGGGTGGCGCATCCCCTTCTTCATCGGCGGCCTCCTGGCTATCGCGGTATTTTATATCAGACGCGGCCTTGCCGAGACGCAGTCCTTCGAAAATGCCAAGACCGGCGCTGCCGACAAGCCGAAATCCAGCGGATGGGCGCTATTCAAGCATTATCCGAAGGAGGCGCTTATGGTCATGGCGCTAACGTCAGGCGGCACGCTCGCCTTCTACGCCTATACGACCTATCTGCAGAAGTTCCTCGTCAACACCTCAGGCTTCAGCAAGGAAAGCGCCACGGAAATCACCACGGCGGCACTTTTCGTCTTCATGCTGTGCCAGCCGCTTGCCGGCGCACTGTCGGACAAGATCGGCCGCAAGCCGCTGATGGTGGGCTTCGGCATTCTCGGTACCCTGTTTACCTACGTGATCTTCAGCACGCTGGCGGCGACAACCGATCCGATCATGGCCTTCGTTCTTGTTCTGGTCGGGCTTTTGATCGTCACGGGCTACACCTCCATCAATGCTGTCGTGAAGGCCGAAATGTTCCCGGCCCATATACGTGCGCTCGGCGTGGCGCTGCCCTACGCACTGGCAAACACCATCTTTGGCGGAACGGCCGAGTTTGTAGCCCTCAAGTTCAAGCAGATCGGCCATGAAAACTGGTTCTTCTGGTACGTGACGATCATGATCGCGCTGTCGCTCGTCGTTTACGTGAAGATGCGCGATACGCGCGACCACAGCCACATCCACGAGGATTGA
- a CDS encoding LysR family transcriptional regulator, giving the protein MKFGRDNSLELFKRHLEGHTVGRKPASRTESFELRHLRYFTTLVDERNFERAAARLGIAQPGLSQQIMALEQIVGMPLLDRTRRSVKLTTPGQLLYEDARKILSSAEATLAALKRVDRGETGRISIGYVASAAYSGMMIQAITSFRASHPDVELQLTEMEMRLQLANIADGNLDVAFIRPPAPVPEGVTTHVILRESLMAALPESHPAAHARQLDLKSLANETFITPRQPPDVGFHHNTIEACHEAGFQPRISAEGRDYTTIASLVAIGLGVALVPRSLECLRLPGVRYVPLAASAITSDLAIAHRKTEASPAVRAFILHTRS; this is encoded by the coding sequence ATGAAATTTGGCCGCGATAATAGTCTGGAATTATTCAAACGGCACTTGGAAGGCCACACCGTGGGCAGGAAACCGGCAAGCAGGACGGAGTCGTTTGAGCTGCGACATCTGCGCTACTTCACCACGCTGGTGGATGAGCGGAATTTCGAACGGGCGGCCGCCCGTCTGGGTATCGCTCAACCGGGTCTAAGCCAGCAGATCATGGCGCTGGAGCAAATCGTCGGGATGCCGTTGCTGGACCGTACACGCCGTTCGGTGAAGCTGACGACACCGGGTCAGCTTCTCTATGAGGATGCACGTAAAATTCTTAGCAGTGCCGAGGCAACGCTTGCGGCGCTAAAGCGTGTCGACCGGGGCGAAACCGGTCGCATTTCCATCGGTTATGTCGCCTCTGCGGCCTATTCCGGCATGATGATACAGGCCATTACCAGTTTTCGTGCCTCCCATCCCGATGTAGAGCTTCAACTGACGGAGATGGAAATGCGTTTGCAGCTCGCCAATATCGCGGATGGCAATCTGGACGTTGCCTTCATCCGCCCGCCCGCACCCGTTCCGGAAGGTGTCACGACACATGTCATTCTGCGCGAATCGCTGATGGCAGCACTTCCCGAAAGCCACCCCGCGGCCCATGCGCGACAACTCGATCTCAAGTCCCTCGCCAACGAAACGTTCATAACTCCCAGACAGCCACCAGATGTCGGCTTTCATCACAACACGATCGAAGCCTGCCACGAAGCAGGCTTCCAGCCACGTATCAGCGCAGAAGGACGGGACTACACGACCATCGCCAGCCTTGTGGCCATCGGCCTTGGCGTGGCACTGGTGCCGCGCTCGCTGGAGTGTCTGCGGTTGCCCGGTGTGCGCTACGTTCCGCTTGCAGCAAGCGCAATCACTTCGGATCTCGCCATCGCCCACCGCAAAACTGAAGCCTCTCCCGCTGTCAGGGCGTTCATTCTCCATACCCGCAGTTGA